Proteins from a genomic interval of Bdellovibrio sp. GT3:
- a CDS encoding glycosyltransferase family 2 protein, whose amino-acid sequence MNTTPPIVAIVSPCYNEAEALPLSTPQFLSALESWIYEGLVSPESFILFVDDGSKDQTWETILKMRANSSKVHGLKLAQNVGHQPALLAGLKYSTPLVDCAISIDADLQDDIGCAKEMIQHFVKDKNDVVYGVRRRREKDTFFKRISARAFYVLMKKMGTNVIYDHADYRLLSRKALSYLGQFQEVHLFLRGLVLLTSKNSSIVYYDRNERVAGESKYPLKKMLTFAWNGITSFSNKPLQMISALGLIICGVTVLLGVYALYRYFTGNTLVGWTSLIISIYFLGGVQLLSLGVIGQYVGKIYLESKGRPQFFIDQGTLPDSSK is encoded by the coding sequence ATGAATACCACACCTCCAATTGTTGCCATCGTGAGCCCTTGTTACAACGAAGCCGAAGCTTTGCCTTTGTCGACGCCGCAATTTTTAAGTGCATTGGAGTCCTGGATTTATGAAGGTCTGGTCAGCCCGGAGAGTTTCATTTTGTTTGTTGATGATGGCAGCAAAGATCAAACGTGGGAAACAATTTTGAAAATGCGCGCCAACAGTTCGAAGGTACATGGTCTTAAACTGGCACAAAATGTGGGACACCAACCCGCCCTTCTAGCTGGTTTAAAGTATTCAACACCGTTGGTTGATTGTGCGATTAGTATCGATGCGGATCTGCAAGACGATATTGGTTGTGCCAAAGAAATGATTCAGCATTTCGTTAAAGATAAAAACGATGTAGTTTACGGAGTTCGCCGCCGCCGCGAAAAAGATACTTTCTTTAAAAGAATATCTGCCCGCGCCTTTTATGTATTGATGAAAAAAATGGGCACTAATGTAATCTACGATCATGCGGACTATCGGCTGTTATCAAGGAAAGCTCTAAGTTACCTGGGGCAGTTTCAAGAAGTGCACCTTTTTCTACGTGGTTTAGTCCTTCTAACAAGTAAGAATTCAAGCATTGTGTACTATGATCGAAATGAGCGAGTTGCTGGTGAATCAAAGTATCCACTGAAAAAAATGTTAACTTTTGCCTGGAACGGAATCACCTCGTTTAGCAATAAGCCATTGCAAATGATTTCTGCCCTAGGATTGATTATCTGTGGTGTTACGGTCTTGTTGGGAGTCTATGCACTTTACCGATATTTCACCGGCAACACATTGGTTGGATGGACGTCCTTGATTATATCAATTTACTTTCTGGGCGGCGTCCAGCTTCTTTCACTTGGCGTAATTGGCCAATACGTGGGTAAAATATACCTCGAAAGTAAAGGCCGCCCTCAGTTCTTTATTGATCAGGGTACGCTACCGGATTCTTCTAAATAA
- a CDS encoding glycosyltransferase, which yields MNHRVMIALIVPCYNEEERINLDAFVQGDSMGIEFYFVDDGSKDRTAAIIEEASKKYPFIHLIKLAQNCGKAEAVRQGMIEVQKKVSFDDDSWIGFWDADLATPLSEVPKMIQYANHYRHVDSVWCSRVYRLGADVRRSPLRHYLGRGFATLVGELLHVKSYDTQCGAKLFKPSTIQTAFSEKFIGKWVFDVEILLRLKNFTVIEYPVTEWRDVPGSKVKISREIFRVLWEILKIRKKYIKN from the coding sequence ATGAATCATAGAGTGATGATCGCCTTGATAGTCCCCTGCTACAACGAAGAAGAACGCATCAACCTGGACGCCTTTGTTCAGGGTGACTCTATGGGCATTGAGTTCTATTTCGTCGACGATGGTTCGAAAGATCGCACTGCAGCTATTATCGAAGAAGCCTCCAAGAAGTATCCGTTCATTCATCTGATTAAACTTGCCCAAAATTGCGGCAAGGCCGAGGCCGTTCGCCAAGGGATGATCGAAGTTCAGAAAAAAGTGAGCTTTGATGATGACTCTTGGATCGGATTTTGGGACGCGGATCTGGCGACTCCACTTTCGGAAGTTCCTAAGATGATCCAGTACGCCAATCACTATCGCCACGTGGACTCGGTCTGGTGCAGTCGCGTTTATCGCTTGGGTGCTGACGTGCGCAGATCCCCGCTGCGCCATTATCTGGGCCGCGGATTCGCGACCTTGGTGGGCGAGCTTTTACACGTTAAAAGTTACGACACTCAATGTGGTGCAAAACTTTTTAAGCCTTCGACAATTCAAACAGCGTTTAGCGAAAAGTTTATCGGCAAGTGGGTCTTTGATGTTGAGATTTTACTGCGCTTGAAAAACTTTACGGTGATTGAGTACCCCGTCACCGAGTGGCGAGATGTGCCCGGTTCAAAAGTCAAAA